In Archocentrus centrarchus isolate MPI-CPG fArcCen1 chromosome 16, fArcCen1, whole genome shotgun sequence, a single window of DNA contains:
- the LOC115794502 gene encoding gamma-enolase yields MSIANIVAREILDSRGNPTVEVDLHTDKGLFRAAVPSGASTGIYEALELRDGDKTRYKGKGVTKAVAHINDTLGPALIQSGISVLEQEKLDNMMIEMDGTDNKSKFGANSILGISLAICKAGAAEKGVPLYRHIADLAGNRELVLPVPAFNVINGGSHAGNRLAMQEFMVLPVGAESFRDALRVGAELYQTLRSVIKEKYGQDATNVGDEGGFAPNIQENSEALELIKTAIEKAGFTDKVVIGMDVAASEFFSEGKYDLDFKSPPNAARNITADELASIYQGFINNYPVVSIEDPFDQDDWPAWSQFTASVGIQIVGDDLTVTNPRRIQRAVEEKACNCLLLKVNQIGSVTEAIKACKLAQENGWGVMVSHRSGETEDTFIADLVVGLCTGQIKTGAPCRSERLAKYNQLMRIEEELGDQARFAGHNFRNPSAL; encoded by the exons AGGCATCTACGAGGCTCTGGAGCTCCGAGATGGAGACAAGACTCGCTACAAGGGCAAAG GTGTGACGAAGGCTGTCGCTCACATTAATGACACCCTTGGACCTGCACTCATCCAGTCT gggATCAGCGTGCTGGAGCAGGAGAAACTGGACAACATGATGATTGAAATGGACGGCACTGACAACAAAT CTAAGTTTGGTGCCAACTCTATTCTGGGAATATCGCTGGCCATATGCAAAGCTGGCGCAGCAGAGAAAGGTGTCCCCCTGTACCGTCACATTGCTGATCTGGCAGGAAACAGAGAGCTGGTCCTCCCAGTTCCT GCTTTTAATGTGATCAACGGAGGCTCTCATGCCGGGAACCGATTGGCCATGCAGGAATTCATGGTACTTCCAGTGGGTGCAGAGTCTTTCCGTGATGCTCTGCGTGTGGGTGCGGAACTCTACCAGACACTGAGAAGTGTCATCAAGGAGAAGTATGGTCAGGATGCTACAAATGTGGGTGACGAAGGAGGGTTTGCCCCTAACATACAGGAGAACAGTGAAG CTCTGGAGCTGATAAAGACAGCCATAGAGAAGGCGGGCTTCACAGACAAGGTGGTGATAGGGATGGATGTTGCCGCTTCGGAGTTTTTCAGCGAGGGCAAGTATGACCTGGACTTTAAGTCTCCACCAAACGCTGCCCGCAACATCACTGCTGATGAACTGGCCTCCATCTACCAGGGCTTCATTAATAACTACCCAG TGGTCTCAATTGAAGATCCTTTTGACCAGGATGACTGGCCTGCATGGTCCCAGTTCACAGCCTCAGTGGGTATCCAG ATTGTAGGAGATGATCTGACGGTCACCAACCCACGAAGAATACAACGAGCTGTGGAGGAAAAAGCCTGCAACTGTCTGCTCCTCAAAGTCAACCAGATCGGCTCCGTTACAGAGGCCATAAAAGC GTGTAAGCTGGCACAGGAGAATGGCTGGGGAGTGATGGTGAGCCATCGCTCAGGAGAAACAGAGGACACTTTTATAGCTGACCTGGTGGTTGGTCTCTGCACTGGACAG ATCAAAACTGGAGCTCCCTGTCGATCTGAACGTCTGGCTAAATACAATCAGCTCATGAG gaTTGAGGAAGAGCTGGGCGACCAGGCTCGCTTTGCTGGGCACAACTTCCGCAACCCCAGTGCCCTTTAG